One genomic segment of Streptomyces niveus includes these proteins:
- a CDS encoding SDR family NAD(P)-dependent oxidoreductase — translation MSGRSGRQMPVAVVGVGALVPGATDAAGYWRILTGGRDLMTEVPASRWLMTDHYDSDPAAPDKTYAHRGAFLPEVDFDPLAYGVPPANLSSTDTSQLLALMVADQVLTDAGGLPGMDRDRIGVVLGAAALELLPHMYGRAHRPVWLKALRESGVAEAEAQAVCDRISAHFSPWQESTFPGLLGNVVAGRIANRFDLHGTNHTTDAACASSLAALSTAVGELALGRADLVISGGVDTGNDIGMFLCFSKTPALSRTGDCRPFSDAADGTMLGEAVVMYALKRLSDAERDGDRIHAVIRGIGTSSDGRSTAIYAPLPDGQARALRRAYEEAGYGPETVELVEAHGTGTKAGDTAELTALREVFEASGREDGQWCAIGSVKSQIGHTKCAAGAAGLLKSVMALHHKVLPPTIKVDRPTPAADAPDGPFYVNTEARPWVRPAGHPRRASVSSFGFGGSNFHVTLEEYVPSDTPARVPPRHRSAPSELVLFSGASPSGLVPPEAHGDRPLAALARESHSAFSPTDPVRLAVVATDTEDLREKYARALSLIRQRPGTAFSTPNGVRYASGEPAPGRLAFLFPGQGSQYVGMGAGLAMLSPAAQAVWDRRGGNSFEGRPLHRLVFPPPAFTDEERAEQAANLAATEWAQPALAVHALASLAVLRGLGLRPDCVAGHSFGELVALHCAGALGAEALVALARRRGELMRDAAQVPGAMLAVAADREYVLGVLAVGEFGDIWPANLNSPLQVVLSGTTEAVARAEKAFAAEGVGTRRLTTSTGFHSPLVAPAVEPLAEFLRTVPVTEPRIEVYGNADAGPYPSSPDGVRRRIAGHLASPVVFQDQIEAMYAAGVRTFVEVGAGTALTGLVGQILGDREHAAVPVDRADRCGAGALHTALGELAVRGVPLDLDPLWAPYAAPETSAKERKPRMTVQISGANYGQLYPPRAEAAAAPQLPPVPAPEQHPLPVPAPEPSGYTAAPTQEPEPAYGAGPSHDAVSAYDAVSAYGAEPAYGAEADAAPGAEWYAAVESVQRQTAEAHAACQRMLTESHMAFLRMTETTLAAMLGAQGIGHVPEAPAPTAPLPLPRPSAPRRAPASATPPPAAVAIPETVPVAVPATVPAVVPAGLGAAQSPAPVAAGERAPAADAAPLSAPELEELLISVVARLTGYPTEMLNVDMELEADLGVDSIKRVEILSAVRRTVGDVATGDIGQLGKLRTLREIVEALTTGRRSPGAPAPDSPAVVGAGPSSVPEIPAVPEIAAVPEIPAMRTGSGQVAALTRLVQRAVESPASGLATAGLLDGPLVVAGGDADGDAITALVVRKLAEHGVDATAVAEVPAGTRSVVHLGGLTGDGTPDHAREVHRSVFRAARTVAAQVAEHGGLFVTVQDTGGDFGLDGRAPDRAWLGGVAALTRTAAKEWPGVSVKAVDCERGGRSDEDIAEAIVRELLEGGPAPEVGLRADGTRTVPRTVPAPVVPGSTRRITPESVIVATGGASGVTAAALLDLARTHRPRIALLGRTAPAPEPAGLASAADEPALTRLLAERSAEGAEDSSPARIAARAREILAAREVRATLEALEAAGSPVRYVQVDVRDSDAVADALRDVRDAWGPVTGIVHGAGVLADRRIADKTDEQVERVMSTKVDGLRALLAATADDPLDVICLFSSVAAVFGNAGQSDYAMANEVLGQVASAEQARRPGCLVRSVAWGPWRGGMVTPALVGHFGRSGVPLIPLEQGAAAFTAELDGAAGESRVVLVAGDDPAAMSPAGDPRPAELLVRADNLPQLADHALAGVPVLPVAMVLNWFAGAATAWLPDAGSLVLRDLRVYQKCTLPELAGTGHRLTVHGGRDAAGSSTVLEAELRGESGVAHFRAVLETGTDAPDPAAWAGPDGLKPLERAELYDGEYLFHGPRFHSVRSLHGVSEHGAEAIVAGVRFLDWPGGRWPLDPAAIDGALQLALVWAREALNAATLPMAVAECRVYRRGPVDGTVRCVLRGRKVHSTGARCDVALIDADGAVRLELLGVELVRRPS, via the coding sequence GTGTCAGGTCGCAGCGGCAGGCAGATGCCCGTAGCTGTCGTCGGTGTCGGCGCCCTGGTGCCCGGCGCGACGGACGCGGCGGGCTACTGGCGGATCCTGACCGGCGGCCGGGATCTGATGACCGAAGTCCCCGCCTCACGATGGCTGATGACGGACCATTACGACTCCGACCCGGCCGCCCCGGACAAGACGTACGCCCATCGCGGCGCCTTCCTGCCGGAGGTGGACTTCGACCCGTTGGCGTACGGAGTGCCGCCCGCCAACCTGTCGTCGACGGACACCTCCCAACTGCTCGCCCTGATGGTCGCCGACCAGGTGCTGACCGACGCCGGCGGTCTGCCGGGCATGGACCGGGACCGGATCGGCGTGGTCCTCGGCGCGGCCGCCCTGGAACTGCTCCCGCACATGTACGGGCGCGCGCACCGCCCGGTGTGGCTCAAGGCGCTGCGGGAGAGCGGTGTCGCCGAGGCCGAGGCGCAGGCCGTGTGCGACCGCATCTCGGCGCACTTCAGCCCGTGGCAGGAGTCGACCTTCCCCGGTCTGCTCGGCAATGTCGTCGCGGGCCGGATCGCCAACCGGTTCGATCTGCACGGCACCAACCACACCACCGACGCCGCCTGTGCCAGCTCCCTGGCGGCGCTGTCCACGGCGGTCGGTGAACTGGCCCTCGGGCGGGCCGATTTGGTGATCAGCGGCGGTGTGGACACCGGGAACGACATCGGCATGTTCCTGTGCTTCTCCAAGACGCCCGCGCTCTCGCGCACCGGTGACTGCCGTCCGTTCTCGGACGCGGCGGACGGCACCATGCTGGGTGAAGCGGTCGTCATGTACGCACTGAAGCGGCTGTCCGACGCGGAGCGGGACGGCGACCGGATCCACGCCGTGATCCGGGGCATCGGCACCTCGTCCGACGGCAGGAGCACGGCGATCTACGCGCCGCTTCCCGACGGTCAGGCACGGGCTCTGCGACGCGCCTACGAAGAGGCGGGCTACGGGCCGGAAACCGTGGAGCTGGTCGAGGCCCACGGGACCGGCACGAAGGCCGGGGACACCGCCGAACTGACAGCGCTGCGTGAGGTGTTCGAGGCATCGGGACGCGAGGACGGGCAATGGTGCGCGATCGGCTCGGTCAAGTCGCAGATCGGTCACACCAAGTGCGCGGCGGGCGCGGCGGGGCTGCTCAAGTCGGTCATGGCCCTGCACCACAAGGTGCTGCCGCCGACGATCAAGGTGGACAGGCCGACGCCGGCGGCCGACGCCCCGGACGGCCCGTTCTACGTCAACACCGAGGCCCGGCCATGGGTGCGGCCCGCCGGTCATCCGCGCCGGGCGTCGGTGTCGAGCTTCGGTTTCGGGGGCAGCAACTTCCACGTCACGCTGGAGGAGTACGTACCCTCGGACACCCCGGCCCGGGTGCCGCCGCGCCATCGCTCCGCACCGAGCGAACTCGTCCTGTTCAGCGGCGCGTCGCCGTCCGGCCTCGTACCGCCGGAAGCGCACGGCGACCGCCCGCTGGCGGCGCTCGCGCGGGAGAGCCACAGCGCGTTCTCGCCCACCGACCCGGTGCGGCTGGCCGTCGTCGCCACGGACACCGAGGACCTGAGGGAGAAGTACGCGCGGGCGCTCTCGCTGATCCGGCAGCGGCCCGGCACGGCGTTCTCGACACCGAACGGTGTCCGGTACGCGTCCGGGGAGCCCGCGCCCGGCCGCCTCGCGTTCCTGTTTCCCGGGCAGGGATCCCAGTACGTCGGGATGGGCGCCGGCCTCGCGATGCTGTCACCGGCCGCCCAAGCCGTGTGGGACCGGCGGGGCGGCAACAGCTTCGAGGGGCGGCCACTGCACCGCTTGGTGTTCCCGCCGCCCGCCTTCACCGACGAGGAACGCGCGGAGCAGGCCGCGAATCTGGCCGCTACCGAGTGGGCGCAGCCCGCGCTCGCGGTGCACGCGCTCGCCTCGCTGGCCGTACTTCGGGGTCTGGGGCTGCGACCGGACTGCGTGGCCGGCCACAGTTTCGGTGAGCTGGTGGCGCTGCACTGCGCGGGCGCCCTGGGCGCCGAGGCGCTGGTCGCCCTGGCCCGCAGGCGCGGTGAGCTGATGCGGGACGCGGCCCAAGTGCCGGGCGCGATGCTGGCCGTGGCGGCGGACCGCGAGTACGTGCTCGGGGTGCTCGCCGTCGGGGAGTTCGGCGACATCTGGCCGGCCAACCTCAACTCGCCGCTCCAGGTGGTGCTTTCGGGTACGACCGAGGCTGTGGCGCGCGCCGAGAAGGCGTTCGCCGCCGAGGGTGTCGGCACCCGCCGGCTGACCACTTCGACCGGTTTCCACAGTCCGCTGGTCGCCCCGGCCGTTGAGCCGCTCGCCGAGTTCCTGCGCACGGTCCCGGTCACGGAGCCCCGGATCGAGGTGTACGGCAACGCGGACGCGGGGCCGTACCCGTCGTCGCCCGACGGAGTACGCCGACGGATCGCCGGCCATCTGGCCTCACCCGTGGTCTTCCAGGACCAGATCGAGGCCATGTACGCGGCCGGTGTGCGGACCTTCGTCGAGGTCGGCGCGGGCACCGCGCTGACCGGTCTGGTCGGACAGATCCTGGGTGACCGCGAGCACGCGGCCGTCCCCGTGGACCGGGCGGACCGGTGCGGGGCCGGCGCACTGCACACCGCGCTCGGTGAACTCGCCGTACGCGGCGTCCCGTTGGACCTCGATCCCCTCTGGGCGCCGTACGCCGCGCCCGAAACCTCAGCGAAGGAGCGCAAGCCCCGGATGACCGTGCAGATCAGCGGAGCCAACTACGGTCAGCTCTACCCGCCACGCGCCGAAGCGGCCGCCGCACCACAGCTGCCGCCCGTGCCCGCGCCGGAGCAGCACCCGCTCCCCGTCCCCGCTCCGGAGCCGTCGGGCTACACGGCGGCACCCACCCAGGAACCGGAGCCCGCGTACGGTGCCGGGCCGTCGCACGACGCCGTGTCGGCGTACGACGCCGTGTCCGCGTACGGTGCCGAGCCCGCGTACGGTGCCGAGGCCGATGCTGCCCCCGGCGCCGAGTGGTACGCCGCGGTGGAGAGCGTCCAGCGGCAGACGGCGGAGGCCCACGCGGCCTGCCAACGCATGCTGACCGAGAGCCATATGGCATTTCTGCGGATGACCGAGACCACGCTGGCCGCGATGCTCGGGGCGCAGGGCATCGGCCACGTACCCGAAGCCCCCGCTCCCACGGCGCCGCTGCCGCTCCCCCGTCCTTCGGCACCCCGGCGCGCCCCGGCGTCCGCGACACCTCCCCCGGCGGCGGTCGCCATCCCCGAGACCGTGCCTGTGGCCGTTCCTGCGACCGTACCCGCCGTCGTACCGGCGGGGCTCGGCGCGGCGCAGTCGCCCGCACCGGTCGCCGCCGGGGAACGGGCCCCGGCCGCCGACGCCGCGCCTCTGTCGGCGCCGGAACTGGAGGAACTGCTGATCTCCGTCGTGGCCCGGCTCACCGGCTATCCGACGGAAATGCTCAACGTGGACATGGAGTTGGAGGCGGATCTGGGAGTCGACTCGATCAAGCGCGTCGAGATCCTGTCGGCCGTGCGCCGGACGGTGGGCGACGTGGCGACGGGAGACATCGGGCAGCTCGGCAAACTCCGCACGCTCCGCGAGATCGTCGAGGCGCTCACCACCGGCCGCCGGTCGCCGGGAGCCCCTGCGCCGGACTCCCCGGCCGTGGTGGGGGCCGGGCCTTCCAGCGTCCCCGAGATCCCCGCCGTTCCAGAGATTGCCGCCGTCCCCGAGATTCCCGCCATGCGCACCGGGTCCGGGCAAGTGGCGGCGCTGACAAGGCTGGTCCAGCGTGCGGTGGAGTCACCGGCGTCCGGCCTGGCGACGGCCGGACTCCTGGACGGGCCGCTCGTCGTGGCGGGCGGGGACGCCGACGGCGACGCGATCACCGCCCTCGTCGTGCGGAAGCTGGCGGAGCACGGCGTGGACGCCACAGCCGTGGCGGAGGTGCCCGCGGGCACGCGCTCGGTCGTGCACCTCGGCGGGCTGACCGGCGACGGCACGCCGGACCATGCGCGGGAGGTCCACCGGTCCGTGTTCCGCGCTGCACGCACGGTGGCGGCACAAGTCGCCGAACACGGCGGCCTGTTCGTGACCGTTCAGGACACCGGAGGCGACTTCGGACTGGACGGCCGCGCGCCCGACCGCGCGTGGCTGGGCGGTGTCGCCGCTCTGACCAGGACCGCGGCGAAGGAGTGGCCGGGGGTCTCGGTCAAGGCCGTCGACTGCGAGCGGGGCGGCCGGAGCGACGAGGACATCGCCGAGGCGATCGTGCGGGAACTGCTGGAAGGCGGCCCCGCCCCGGAGGTGGGTCTTCGCGCCGACGGCACCCGCACCGTCCCGCGGACGGTACCGGCGCCGGTGGTGCCGGGCAGCACCCGGCGGATCACCCCGGAGTCGGTGATCGTGGCCACCGGAGGGGCCAGCGGGGTGACCGCCGCCGCACTGCTGGACCTGGCCAGGACGCACCGTCCGCGGATCGCGCTGCTCGGCAGGACCGCGCCCGCTCCCGAGCCGGCGGGTCTCGCGTCGGCCGCCGACGAACCGGCGCTCACCCGTCTGCTCGCCGAGCGTTCGGCCGAGGGCGCGGAGGACTCCTCCCCCGCCCGAATCGCGGCGCGGGCCCGGGAGATCCTCGCCGCGCGCGAGGTACGGGCGACGCTGGAGGCGCTGGAGGCGGCGGGGTCCCCCGTCCGGTACGTACAGGTGGACGTCCGCGACAGCGACGCCGTCGCGGACGCTCTGCGCGATGTACGTGACGCGTGGGGGCCTGTCACCGGCATCGTGCACGGTGCGGGAGTCCTGGCCGACAGGCGGATCGCCGACAAAACCGACGAGCAGGTCGAGCGGGTGATGTCCACCAAGGTGGACGGTCTGCGCGCGCTGCTGGCCGCGACGGCGGACGACCCGCTGGACGTGATCTGCCTGTTCTCCTCGGTGGCCGCCGTGTTCGGCAACGCGGGGCAGAGCGACTACGCCATGGCCAACGAGGTCCTGGGCCAGGTCGCGTCGGCGGAGCAGGCCCGCCGCCCCGGCTGCCTGGTGCGGAGCGTCGCCTGGGGGCCTTGGCGCGGCGGGATGGTCACCCCCGCGCTGGTAGGGCATTTCGGCCGGTCCGGGGTCCCGCTGATCCCTCTGGAGCAGGGGGCGGCCGCTTTCACCGCCGAACTGGACGGCGCGGCCGGTGAATCCCGCGTCGTCCTGGTGGCGGGGGACGATCCGGCGGCGATGTCCCCGGCCGGCGATCCGCGTCCCGCGGAGCTGCTGGTCCGGGCCGACAACCTGCCGCAGCTGGCCGATCACGCGCTCGCCGGGGTTCCCGTGCTGCCCGTGGCGATGGTCCTGAACTGGTTTGCTGGGGCGGCCACCGCCTGGCTGCCGGACGCCGGTTCACTCGTCCTGCGCGATCTGAGGGTGTATCAGAAGTGCACCCTGCCCGAACTCGCGGGTACAGGCCACCGGCTCACCGTCCACGGCGGCCGGGACGCCGCCGGTTCGTCGACGGTCCTGGAGGCGGAACTGCGCGGGGAGAGCGGGGTGGCGCACTTCCGGGCCGTGCTGGAAACCGGGACGGACGCCCCGGATCCGGCCGCGTGGGCCGGCCCGGACGGCCTCAAGCCGCTGGAGCGTGCCGAGTTGTACGACGGTGAGTACCTGTTCCACGGCCCCCGCTTCCACTCCGTCCGCTCGCTGCACGGTGTTTCGGAGCACGGAGCCGAGGCGATCGTCGCGGGCGTGCGCTTCCTGGACTGGCCGGGCGGCCGCTGGCCGCTCGACCCGGCCGCCATCGACGGCGCGCTCCAACTCGCCCTGGTCTGGGCGCGGGAGGCACTGAACGCGGCGACGCTGCCGATGGCCGTCGCCGAGTGCCGGGTGTACCGGCGCGGCCCGGTGGACGGCACGGTGCGGTGTGTGCTGCGGGGCCGGAAGGTGCACAGCACGGGGGCGCGCTGCGATGTGGCGCTGATCGACGCCGATGGAGCCGTCCGTCTGGAACTGCTCGGTGTGGAGCTCGTCCGCCGCCCCTCCTGA
- a CDS encoding PfaD family polyunsaturated fatty acid/polyketide biosynthesis protein, protein MSVLSAPVAPAASPPVFSPEEIAVRARRIREPVHIVSGPTGRELGLAAGPLPDGPVLGTLPPLYPEWLGGRTFCEAHGVRFPYVAGEMANGIATTGMVSAMARAEMLGFFGAGGLAYADVERAVHALAGELRSRSNWGVNLIHSPAEPALEFRVAELLLSRGVPRISASAFMELTPAVVLCSARGLRRGADGSIVRRTRILAKVSRPEVAERFLSPAPAELLDLLVGQGKLTPQEAGLAALVPVAEDITVEADSGGHTDNRPLSALLPRIALLRDALCQRFGYRRPVRIGAAGGLGTPAAVGAAFALGASYVVTGSVNQTATEAGLSEEAKAMLCEADVADVAMAPAADMFELGVTLQVLSRGTMFAQRAGRLHAAYRAHGSLEEIPPALRAAIEQNVLRASFDEVWQHTRAFWERRDPSEITRAEADPKHRMALVFRWYLGSSSRWAITGETARRTDYQIWCGPATGAFNRWVAGTFLAEPANRSVVQIALNLLEGAAVLTRAHQLRTYGVPLPSEAFVYVPRGLA, encoded by the coding sequence GTGTCCGTCCTCTCCGCTCCCGTCGCCCCCGCCGCGTCCCCGCCGGTCTTCTCCCCCGAGGAGATCGCCGTCAGGGCCCGGCGGATCCGGGAACCCGTACACATCGTCAGCGGGCCGACCGGTCGTGAACTGGGCCTCGCGGCCGGTCCCTTACCCGACGGCCCGGTGCTCGGGACGCTGCCGCCGCTGTACCCCGAGTGGCTCGGCGGGCGCACCTTCTGCGAGGCGCACGGCGTCCGTTTCCCTTATGTGGCGGGCGAGATGGCGAACGGCATCGCCACCACCGGGATGGTGTCCGCGATGGCCCGGGCGGAGATGCTCGGGTTCTTCGGCGCCGGCGGCCTGGCGTACGCCGACGTGGAGCGGGCCGTGCACGCGCTGGCCGGGGAGCTGCGGTCCCGTTCGAACTGGGGCGTGAACCTCATCCACTCACCGGCCGAACCCGCGCTGGAGTTCCGCGTCGCCGAACTGCTGCTGAGCCGCGGTGTGCCCCGGATCTCGGCCTCGGCGTTCATGGAGCTGACCCCGGCCGTCGTGCTGTGCTCGGCCCGGGGACTTCGCCGCGGCGCCGACGGCTCGATCGTCCGGCGTACGCGGATCCTCGCCAAGGTCTCCCGGCCCGAGGTGGCCGAGAGGTTCCTCTCGCCCGCCCCGGCCGAGTTGCTGGACCTGCTCGTCGGCCAGGGGAAGCTGACCCCGCAGGAGGCGGGCCTGGCGGCCCTGGTGCCGGTGGCCGAGGACATCACCGTGGAGGCGGACAGCGGAGGTCACACCGACAACCGGCCGCTGTCGGCCCTGCTGCCGAGGATCGCCCTGCTGCGCGACGCGCTGTGCCAACGGTTCGGCTACCGCCGGCCGGTCAGGATCGGCGCGGCGGGCGGGCTCGGCACGCCGGCCGCGGTGGGCGCCGCGTTCGCCCTCGGCGCGTCCTACGTCGTGACCGGATCGGTGAACCAGACGGCGACCGAGGCGGGTCTGTCCGAAGAGGCCAAGGCGATGCTCTGCGAGGCGGATGTCGCCGATGTGGCCATGGCACCGGCCGCCGACATGTTCGAACTGGGTGTCACGCTGCAAGTCCTGTCCCGGGGGACGATGTTCGCCCAGCGGGCCGGCAGGCTCCACGCGGCCTACCGGGCGCACGGTTCACTGGAGGAGATCCCGCCCGCTCTGCGCGCCGCGATCGAACAGAACGTGCTGCGCGCCTCGTTCGACGAGGTCTGGCAGCACACGCGCGCGTTCTGGGAGCGCCGCGATCCTTCCGAGATCACGCGTGCGGAGGCCGATCCGAAGCACCGGATGGCGCTGGTCTTCCGCTGGTACCTGGGCAGTTCCAGTCGGTGGGCGATCACCGGCGAGACGGCACGGCGTACCGACTACCAGATCTGGTGCGGCCCGGCGACGGGCGCGTTCAACCGCTGGGTCGCGGGCACGTTCCTGGCCGAACCGGCGAACCGGTCCGTGGTGCAGATCGCGCTCAATCTGCTCGAAGGCGCGGCTGTGCTCACCCGCGCCCATCAACTGCGCACTTACGGAGTCCCGTTGCCGTCCGAGGCGTTCGTCTATGTCCCGCGCGGGCTGGCATGA
- a CDS encoding SDR family oxidoreductase, with amino-acid sequence MHVALTGATGFLGLRLLRRLLDTHRSVTVLVHAGSGDALHRITRFFALTGVPESSLAELPGRLRVVETELERPGLGLSGRAFQELADGLGAIWHSAGSINLAGDLPELRRTNVEGTRNVLELAAAGRASPVVHHVSTAFVAGSRREGVAYEDELDDAYGFENAYERSKYEAEALIHAWSGEHRRPVVVLRPSILVTDLPPHPELPSHPFQVVERILRDARRTADPGGRPRVRLVGRPDGRLNLMQVDHAAEMMVRLAGRTPSGGVDTYHVVHDRDVPVPTIAALLERLVEVSIDLVATEPDDPSALEALVDFYPGLTTYLTHRRRFDDTRVRALFGSSAASDRVDLDYLWSGLVPRGLVPAGPPPTAAFPSARHA; translated from the coding sequence ATGCACGTCGCCCTCACCGGCGCCACCGGATTCCTCGGGCTGCGCCTGCTGCGCCGTCTGCTCGACACGCACCGGTCGGTGACGGTCCTGGTCCACGCGGGGTCGGGTGACGCGCTGCACCGCATCACCCGGTTCTTCGCGCTGACCGGCGTGCCCGAGTCGTCTCTCGCCGAACTCCCCGGCCGGCTGCGGGTGGTGGAGACCGAGTTGGAGCGACCCGGACTGGGGCTCTCCGGGCGAGCGTTCCAGGAGCTGGCCGACGGTCTCGGCGCGATCTGGCACAGCGCGGGCAGCATCAACCTGGCGGGGGACCTTCCCGAGTTGCGGCGCACCAATGTCGAAGGCACCCGGAATGTACTGGAGTTGGCCGCCGCCGGACGCGCGAGTCCCGTGGTCCACCACGTGAGTACCGCGTTCGTCGCCGGGAGCCGTCGCGAGGGGGTGGCGTACGAGGACGAGCTGGACGACGCGTACGGCTTCGAGAACGCGTACGAACGCTCCAAGTACGAGGCGGAGGCGCTGATCCACGCGTGGTCGGGGGAGCACCGCCGCCCGGTCGTGGTGCTGCGGCCGAGCATCCTCGTCACGGACCTGCCGCCGCACCCGGAGCTGCCCTCGCATCCTTTTCAGGTCGTCGAGCGGATCCTGCGCGACGCGCGACGTACCGCCGATCCCGGCGGCCGTCCCCGTGTCCGGCTGGTGGGTCGTCCGGACGGCCGGCTGAACCTGATGCAGGTGGACCACGCCGCCGAGATGATGGTGCGGCTGGCCGGCCGGACACCCTCGGGCGGAGTCGACACCTACCACGTCGTCCACGACCGCGACGTACCCGTGCCGACGATCGCGGCGCTGCTGGAACGGCTGGTCGAGGTGTCGATCGACCTGGTCGCCACGGAGCCCGACGACCCGTCGGCCCTGGAGGCGCTGGTCGACTTCTACCCGGGTCTGACGACCTATCTGACCCACCGGCGGCGCTTCGACGACACCCGTGTCCGGGCCCTGTTCGGGTCGTCGGCGGCCTCCGACCGGGTGGACCTGGACTACCTGTGGTCCGGTCTGGTGCCGAGGGGCCTGGTTCCCGCCGGACCGCCGCCCACCGCCGCCTTCCCGTCCGCCCGGCACGCCTGA